A section of the Mesobacillus jeotgali genome encodes:
- a CDS encoding DUF58 domain-containing protein → MQWNKIVIEDRFLSILVFLGILLIIASFYINSRMLFGTGIMIIFLAGSNSYYLKHIGEGLFFENNRKRTRFFIGDSSGWSLHFVNQGLPIMKGNLFVFFDSPVVPALGEYHIHQSRVDVSLPFSIGHKESIIVDIPFIAEKRGLSKIRKLEIHIPHFFGFGDTILEFRDVINMETLVFPRPIPVSNINRHKSFKPGTSPSLFSVFEDNMGPIGTRDYLPTDGFNRINWKASARQMTLQTKEFERLNEAGAVLMVNISDGFSVTSKLEFLMSSIAEMGYYFHRNNIPFSLCMNIRSAGSTPFTYLPLGSGKDHLQKLMDLLAIADFHSPTIPHEQLLFFYKRHFPMAPLMVHAGIRTLRTNDYINEWARQGTQLFELQHHNQGAYLEQLTIMPKDVAGK, encoded by the coding sequence ATGCAGTGGAATAAAATCGTAATTGAGGATCGTTTTTTATCCATTCTGGTCTTTCTCGGTATTTTATTGATTATCGCAAGCTTTTACATAAACTCCCGGATGCTATTCGGTACCGGCATTATGATCATTTTCTTGGCAGGATCGAATTCTTACTATTTAAAGCATATAGGAGAAGGGTTGTTTTTTGAAAATAACCGGAAGCGCACTCGGTTTTTTATCGGTGACAGCAGTGGTTGGAGCCTTCATTTCGTCAATCAAGGTTTGCCTATCATGAAAGGAAACCTCTTCGTCTTTTTTGACAGCCCAGTAGTCCCCGCTCTCGGTGAATATCATATCCATCAATCAAGAGTGGATGTCAGCCTGCCATTTTCGATTGGACATAAAGAAAGTATCATTGTCGATATCCCTTTTATCGCTGAAAAGCGGGGTTTATCGAAAATAAGGAAATTGGAGATTCATATACCTCATTTTTTTGGCTTCGGCGACACGATTCTCGAGTTTAGAGATGTAATCAATATGGAAACACTTGTCTTTCCGCGGCCGATACCGGTCAGCAATATTAATCGGCACAAATCCTTTAAACCTGGCACCAGTCCATCCCTTTTTTCCGTTTTTGAGGATAATATGGGGCCAATTGGAACAAGGGATTATTTGCCGACAGACGGCTTTAACAGGATCAACTGGAAAGCAAGTGCCAGGCAAATGACATTGCAGACAAAGGAATTTGAGAGGCTTAATGAAGCTGGGGCTGTTTTAATGGTTAATATTTCTGACGGTTTTTCGGTAACAAGCAAGCTTGAATTTTTAATGAGCAGTATTGCTGAAATGGGATATTATTTCCATCGGAATAATATTCCCTTCTCGCTATGCATGAATATTCGATCTGCAGGATCGACACCATTTACTTATCTGCCACTAGGGTCCGGAAAGGATCATCTTCAAAAGCTTATGGATTTATTGGCGATCGCAGATTTCCACTCACCGACAATACCGCACGAACAACTTCTTTTCTTCTATAAAAGGCATTTTCCAATGGCTCCGCTCATGGTTCATGCAGGGATTCGGACACTAAGGACCAATGACTATATTAATGAGTGGGCAAGACAAGGGACGCAGCTTTTTGAATTACAGCATCATAATCAAGGTGCATACCTGGAGCAGCTAACCATCATGCCAAAGGATGTGGCGGGCAAATGA
- a CDS encoding phosphocarrier protein HPr — protein sequence MVQKQFKVVAETGIHARPATLLVQAASKFDSEIHLEYKEKKVNLKSIMGVMSLGIGQGADIAIIAEGSDEQDALNTLEETLKREGLAE from the coding sequence ATGGTACAAAAACAATTCAAGGTTGTTGCTGAAACAGGAATCCATGCTCGCCCTGCTACGCTGCTTGTTCAGGCTGCAAGTAAGTTTGATTCAGAAATCCACTTAGAATATAAAGAAAAAAAGGTAAACCTTAAATCAATCATGGGTGTAATGTCATTAGGAATCGGCCAGGGAGCGGACATCGCAATCATCGCTGAAGGAAGCGACGAGCAGGATGCTCTTAACACACTAGAAGAAACACTTAAAAGAGAAGGTTTAGCTGAATAA